Proteins from one uncultured Anaeromusa sp. genomic window:
- a CDS encoding CPBP family intramembrane glutamic endopeptidase yields MDISLPYSFSTLLCYSVLYLAVACLWFPASIWGQPLWLILAASAGFIALISGQLTPLGLGLAVLYLFIAYLFSRTTGAKKKWLTLLLAALSLLLGAHLLPGFQNLKVLDAMAVSTDGLPFTMYLNLDKTLVALGLLGWCVPRLSRRQEWHQLLQVLLSRSLLFLLLIFILALASGKVHWDPKLPSYTLLWMLTNLLFVCTAEEAFFRGFLQQQLALLWKNRPLQQELPLALASLVYGLSHFAGGPLYVAFVTLAGLGYGWVYQKTGCIEASILLHFALNTAHFLLFTYPSLP; encoded by the coding sequence ATGGACATCTCGCTGCCCTATTCATTTTCCACGCTTCTTTGCTATAGCGTTCTCTATCTTGCCGTCGCCTGCCTGTGGTTTCCAGCTTCTATATGGGGCCAACCTCTTTGGCTTATCCTGGCCGCTTCCGCAGGCTTTATCGCACTTATAAGCGGCCAGCTGACTCCGCTCGGCCTGGGACTAGCCGTTTTATATCTTTTTATCGCTTACCTCTTTTCACGGACGACGGGAGCCAAGAAAAAATGGCTCACACTTCTACTCGCCGCCTTGTCCCTACTCTTAGGCGCTCATTTATTGCCGGGCTTTCAAAATCTCAAAGTTCTTGATGCCATGGCCGTCAGCACCGACGGGCTTCCTTTCACCATGTATCTAAATTTGGATAAAACCCTCGTCGCTTTAGGTCTTCTTGGCTGGTGTGTTCCCAGACTTTCCAGACGCCAAGAATGGCATCAACTCTTGCAGGTTTTGCTCTCCCGCAGTCTTCTTTTTTTACTCCTCATTTTTATTTTGGCTCTTGCCTCCGGCAAAGTCCACTGGGACCCTAAGCTGCCATCTTATACTTTATTATGGATGCTCACGAACCTGCTCTTTGTCTGCACTGCAGAAGAGGCCTTTTTCCGCGGCTTCTTGCAGCAACAGCTCGCCCTTCTTTGGAAAAACCGTCCCTTGCAACAAGAACTTCCCCTTGCGCTGGCTTCCTTAGTCTATGGTCTCTCTCATTTTGCCGGCGGACCGCTGTATGTAGCCTTCGTCACCCTTGCGGGCCTAGGTTACGGCTGGGTCTATCAAAAAACAGGCTGTATTGAAGCTTCTATCTTACTGCATTTTGCGTTAAATACCGCTCATTTCCTGCTTTTCACCTATCCGTCACTGCCCTAA
- a CDS encoding TlpA disulfide reductase family protein, whose translation MKTRSAMVKMLFLTCCFLVALTTACAAGGANAGDKWTPRDLPLLDGTPVTLAPEKDKILVLNFFATWCPYCVRELPEFNQVHLKYQDKIKMYVIDVWETPEKANAFMYQNGYQIPTLFDNTNKALTNDLGIRGIPVTLIIDEEGTIRIRKDGMMPPGHLEKAIQQVMRKNEAVK comes from the coding sequence ATGAAAACACGAAGCGCAATGGTTAAAATGCTTTTTTTGACGTGTTGTTTCTTGGTGGCTTTGACGACTGCCTGTGCGGCTGGCGGCGCGAATGCGGGCGATAAGTGGACTCCGCGTGATCTGCCGCTGTTGGACGGGACGCCGGTGACGCTGGCGCCGGAGAAGGATAAGATTCTGGTGCTCAATTTCTTTGCTACTTGGTGTCCGTATTGTGTACGAGAATTGCCGGAATTCAACCAAGTACACTTAAAGTATCAAGACAAGATAAAAATGTATGTTATTGACGTGTGGGAAACACCGGAGAAGGCCAATGCCTTTATGTATCAAAACGGATATCAAATTCCGACGCTTTTTGACAATACGAATAAAGCTTTGACAAATGACTTGGGCATTCGCGGTATACCGGTGACCTTGATTATCGACGAGGAAGGCACTATCCGGATACGGAAAGATGGTATGATGCCTCCAGGACATTTGGAGAAAGCCATCCAGCAGGTTATGAGAAAAAATGAGGCAGTAAAATGA
- a CDS encoding ribonuclease H family protein, which yields MAGKNKFYAVREGRIPGIYTNWPECQKQVSGYPNAAFKGFPTKEEAVAFMNDQISTAATTEENPAGIHIYVDGSFSKGQYSWAFAVYEDGNLTHSDSGVGEDPEAAKMRNVAGELAGATMAIQWAEETGVQPISIHHDYSGLAKWATKEWQAKNPFTAWYAEFASQRLSWVTFCKVAGHTGVEGNELADRLAKQALGLLK from the coding sequence ATGGCTGGCAAGAATAAATTCTACGCCGTCCGTGAAGGACGAATTCCCGGCATCTATACGAATTGGCCGGAGTGTCAAAAACAGGTCAGCGGCTATCCCAATGCCGCTTTTAAAGGATTTCCTACTAAAGAAGAGGCTGTTGCTTTTATGAACGATCAAATTTCGACGGCGGCCACAACGGAAGAAAATCCTGCAGGCATACATATCTATGTCGACGGCAGCTTCAGCAAAGGCCAATACAGCTGGGCCTTTGCCGTCTATGAAGACGGAAATTTGACTCACTCCGACAGCGGCGTCGGCGAAGATCCCGAAGCGGCGAAAATGCGCAATGTAGCTGGAGAGCTAGCCGGAGCCACTATGGCTATCCAGTGGGCGGAAGAGACTGGTGTTCAGCCTATCTCGATTCATCATGACTATAGCGGCCTAGCCAAATGGGCTACAAAAGAATGGCAGGCTAAAAACCCGTTCACTGCCTGGTATGCCGAGTTTGCCTCGCAGCGCCTTAGCTGGGTGACTTTCTGCAAAGTAGCCGGTCATACAGGCGTAGAAGGAAACGAGCTGGCGGATCGCCTGGCCAAACAGGCCTTGGGGCTCCTTAAGTAA
- the nifD gene encoding nitrogenase molybdenum-iron protein alpha chain, translating into MAMTEKELQDILDRYPSKVQKNRKKHILIKDGVLEQQEIEANTRTVPGIMTNRGCAYAGCKGVVVGPLKDMVHIVHGPIGCSYYAWGARRNKARTEEGGDNFINYCFSTDMQESDIVFGGEKKLTAMIDEVVEIFHPKAISISATCPVGLIGDDINAVARTAQEKYGIQVLAFNCEGYKGVSQSAGHHIANNNLMDKVIGNSDLEEAPGKFPINILGEYNIGGDGWEVERMLKEIGYHIVTVMTGDGSWESLRNAHVSELNLVQCHRSINYIAEMLEIKYGTPWLKVNFIGVNSTVETLRNMAKYFDDPGLTQRTEDFIAKELVRVQPQMEQYRKICEGKTAFCFVGGSRGHHYQGLFGELGIDTVLAGYEFAHRDDYEGRVVIPTIKTDADSKNIPELHVEQDERRYRLKISPEKMEALKRSIPLGEYNGMNVEMKDGSIIVDDINHYETEEFIRLLKPDIFASGIKDKYVVQKMGIPAKQLHSYDYSGPMPALTGP; encoded by the coding sequence ATGGCGATGACCGAAAAAGAACTTCAGGACATCTTGGACCGCTATCCGAGCAAGGTCCAGAAAAATCGCAAGAAGCACATTTTGATTAAAGATGGCGTTCTGGAACAGCAAGAAATTGAGGCTAATACCAGAACGGTTCCGGGAATTATGACCAACCGCGGCTGCGCCTATGCGGGCTGCAAAGGCGTGGTAGTAGGGCCGCTGAAGGATATGGTGCATATTGTGCATGGCCCTATCGGCTGTAGTTATTACGCCTGGGGTGCACGGCGCAACAAGGCCCGCACCGAAGAAGGCGGCGACAATTTCATCAACTACTGCTTCTCTACGGATATGCAGGAAAGTGATATTGTTTTTGGCGGCGAGAAAAAACTGACCGCTATGATTGACGAAGTGGTGGAGATTTTTCACCCGAAGGCCATCAGTATTTCCGCTACCTGTCCGGTAGGTCTTATTGGCGACGATATTAACGCCGTCGCCAGGACCGCTCAGGAAAAATACGGCATTCAGGTGCTGGCGTTCAACTGCGAAGGCTATAAAGGCGTCAGCCAGTCGGCGGGCCATCATATCGCCAATAATAACCTGATGGACAAAGTCATCGGCAACAGCGATCTAGAGGAGGCGCCGGGTAAGTTTCCCATCAATATTCTCGGCGAGTACAACATCGGCGGCGACGGCTGGGAAGTTGAGCGCATGCTCAAAGAAATCGGCTATCATATCGTCACGGTTATGACTGGCGACGGCTCCTGGGAGTCGCTGCGCAACGCTCATGTGTCGGAATTGAATCTGGTGCAGTGTCATCGTTCGATTAACTATATTGCGGAGATGCTGGAAATCAAGTACGGTACGCCGTGGCTGAAGGTCAACTTTATCGGCGTGAACAGCACCGTTGAGACGCTGCGCAACATGGCCAAGTATTTTGACGATCCGGGTCTGACCCAGCGTACCGAAGATTTTATCGCCAAAGAACTTGTGCGGGTACAGCCGCAGATGGAGCAATATCGCAAGATCTGTGAAGGGAAAACCGCCTTCTGCTTTGTAGGCGGTTCCCGGGGACATCATTATCAGGGCCTCTTTGGCGAGCTGGGTATTGATACGGTGCTGGCTGGTTATGAATTTGCGCATCGTGACGACTATGAAGGCCGCGTCGTCATTCCCACGATCAAAACCGATGCAGACAGCAAAAACATTCCTGAGTTGCACGTGGAGCAAGATGAACGGCGGTATCGCTTGAAGATATCCCCGGAAAAAATGGAAGCGTTAAAGAGAAGTATTCCGTTGGGGGAATATAACGGCATGAATGTGGAGATGAAGGACGGCAGTATTATTGTCGACGACATCAACCATTATGAGACAGAAGAGTTCATTCGCCTGCTTAAACCGGATATTTTCGCGTCCGGCATCAAGGACAAGTATGTGGTTCAGAAAATGGGAATTCCAGCCAAACAGCTTCACTCGTACGACTACAGCGGACCTATGCCGGCTTTAACGGGGCCGTGA
- the nifH gene encoding nitrogenase iron protein → MRQVAIYGKGGIGKSTTTQNTVAALAEAGKKVMVVGCDPKADSTRLLLNGLCQKTVLDTLRDEGDDIELDDILKPGFRGTKCVESGGPEPGVGCAGRGIITSINLLESLGAYTDDLDYVFYDVLGDVVCGGFAMPIREGKAEEIYIVASGELMALYAANNISKGIQKYATTGKVRLGGIICNSRQVDFELDLLQAFASELGSQLIHFVPRNNVVQRAEINKKTVIDFDPKEDQSDEYRKLAMAINQNKNFVIPKPMTQDRLEELMMSYGILG, encoded by the coding sequence ATGAGACAGGTAGCAATTTACGGCAAAGGCGGCATCGGTAAATCGACGACAACCCAAAATACGGTGGCGGCTCTAGCGGAAGCAGGGAAGAAAGTAATGGTGGTCGGCTGTGACCCCAAGGCGGATTCGACGCGGCTTCTTTTAAACGGTCTTTGCCAAAAGACGGTATTGGATACGCTTCGCGATGAAGGGGACGATATCGAACTGGACGATATCCTAAAACCAGGCTTTCGCGGCACAAAATGCGTAGAATCCGGCGGCCCGGAGCCTGGCGTAGGCTGCGCGGGTCGCGGGATCATTACCTCCATTAATTTGCTGGAATCTTTGGGCGCGTATACGGATGACTTGGATTATGTTTTTTATGATGTTTTGGGCGACGTTGTTTGCGGCGGGTTTGCCATGCCGATTCGCGAAGGAAAAGCGGAAGAAATATACATTGTAGCTTCTGGAGAACTCATGGCGCTGTATGCGGCTAATAACATTTCTAAGGGCATTCAAAAGTACGCTACTACGGGCAAGGTTCGCTTGGGCGGTATCATTTGCAACAGCCGGCAAGTAGATTTTGAATTGGATTTGTTGCAGGCCTTTGCCTCAGAATTAGGTTCGCAGTTGATCCATTTTGTGCCTCGGAATAATGTAGTGCAGCGGGCGGAAATTAATAAAAAGACGGTTATTGATTTTGATCCGAAAGAAGACCAGTCGGATGAGTATCGCAAACTGGCCATGGCTATCAATCAGAACAAAAACTTTGTTATTCCCAAGCCGATGACGCAAGATCGTTTAGAAGAGCTGATGATGTCTTACGGAATTTTGGGCTAA
- a CDS encoding P-II family nitrogen regulator yields the protein MKEIIAIVRMNKTNATKKALVESGAAGFTATKVLGRGKLVDDPAVIAARKADLMRLAEEEDMREAEVLIDGFLDGTRLFPRRMFNVIAHDADVEKIVKSIIAANQTNNQVGDGKIFILPLLDAYRVRTAEKGDAAI from the coding sequence ATGAAAGAGATTATTGCCATTGTGCGTATGAATAAGACCAATGCCACGAAAAAGGCTCTGGTAGAAAGCGGAGCCGCCGGTTTTACGGCCACTAAGGTGCTGGGGCGGGGCAAACTGGTAGATGATCCAGCGGTGATTGCCGCCCGCAAAGCGGATTTGATGCGTCTGGCGGAAGAAGAGGACATGCGCGAGGCGGAGGTGCTGATTGACGGTTTTTTGGACGGCACTCGCCTGTTTCCGCGGCGTATGTTCAATGTCATTGCTCATGATGCCGATGTGGAGAAAATTGTGAAATCGATTATTGCTGCCAACCAGACCAACAACCAAGTAGGAGACGGCAAAATATTCATTCTGCCACTACTGGATGCGTACCGGGTGCGTACGGCGGAAAAAGGCGACGCAGCGATTTAA
- a CDS encoding glycosyltransferase family 39 protein, which translates to MQIKNRSFLEKLLLAWAVAGIVLALVTSAMYLLWPGFGEQGEVNFASVAWLVSNGQPLYTDVDAAARYSLQHGPIVYLLIGGIMQLLGPSYVTAKLSGVVMFWLILGLSFVMFKRAGGRRKALIFTGLEAWLLFHWHNSCYIRPDAMLVVCMLVSLYAITCIRNKTLMLGICAVAFGLIINLKVHGVIYLLPLLVLLTKYLTVKRFWAAALVTAFVSGFPFLLPQVSLGNYIFWIQTSVQLAASDPVSTLRNFAPKLAAILILALLPYCFAAVRGISLRSYCRHNRVVLAALLLGILAASIIGSKPGSGTNHLMPLIPFYCYLLLRLSQEKPAADAAASTGWIWKRRICGIVLGMLFLLVTLGGAHKELTLLKMALTDDRAPIQQELAEIEKRYAGQTMEIGYGEKGNRVITDCIPLLVFRGQPLLIEKVALGDMLAVKVPIPAAAVQALRDGYIQVWLIPAGQEPFPWIREEAFVQAFLQNYRLEERTTHFDVWTYKPKM; encoded by the coding sequence ATGCAGATAAAAAACCGATCCTTTTTGGAAAAATTGTTGTTGGCGTGGGCCGTTGCCGGTATTGTTTTAGCGCTGGTAACCTCTGCGATGTATTTGCTTTGGCCGGGCTTTGGCGAGCAAGGAGAGGTCAACTTTGCGTCAGTGGCCTGGCTGGTCAGCAACGGGCAGCCCCTTTATACGGACGTGGATGCAGCCGCACGATATAGTTTGCAGCATGGCCCGATTGTCTATTTGTTGATCGGCGGTATTATGCAACTGCTGGGGCCAAGCTATGTTACTGCTAAATTATCCGGTGTGGTCATGTTTTGGCTGATTTTGGGGCTGTCTTTTGTTATGTTTAAGAGAGCTGGCGGCAGAAGAAAAGCTTTGATTTTTACAGGTCTGGAAGCCTGGCTCTTGTTTCACTGGCACAACTCTTGTTATATTCGGCCGGATGCTATGCTGGTGGTTTGCATGCTGGTAAGTTTGTATGCCATTACCTGTATTCGAAACAAGACTCTTATGTTGGGAATCTGCGCCGTTGCTTTTGGTTTAATCATCAATCTTAAAGTTCACGGTGTTATTTATTTGCTGCCGCTGCTGGTGCTTTTAACTAAGTATCTGACGGTAAAGCGGTTTTGGGCAGCTGCGTTAGTAACGGCGTTTGTGAGTGGCTTTCCTTTTTTGCTGCCTCAGGTTTCTTTGGGCAATTATATTTTTTGGATTCAAACATCTGTGCAGTTGGCTGCGAGTGATCCAGTGTCTACTTTACGGAACTTTGCGCCTAAATTGGCGGCTATTTTGATTTTGGCCTTGCTTCCGTATTGCTTTGCGGCAGTGCGGGGTATTAGCTTGCGCAGCTATTGCCGACACAATAGGGTGGTGTTGGCGGCGTTGCTGTTGGGCATTTTAGCCGCTTCTATTATTGGTTCTAAGCCGGGAAGCGGCACCAATCATCTCATGCCCCTCATTCCCTTTTATTGTTACTTGCTCCTACGGTTGAGCCAGGAAAAACCTGCTGCAGATGCGGCAGCAAGTACGGGATGGATCTGGAAACGCAGAATTTGCGGCATTGTTTTAGGAATGTTGTTTTTACTGGTTACCTTGGGGGGCGCCCACAAAGAACTAACGTTGTTGAAAATGGCGTTGACCGATGACCGCGCGCCGATTCAACAAGAGCTGGCGGAAATTGAAAAAAGATACGCCGGTCAGACGATGGAAATCGGTTATGGTGAAAAAGGGAATCGCGTAATTACAGATTGTATCCCACTGTTAGTGTTTCGCGGGCAGCCGTTGTTGATTGAAAAGGTTGCCTTGGGCGATATGCTGGCGGTGAAAGTCCCTATTCCTGCCGCTGCGGTACAGGCGTTGCGGGACGGATATATCCAGGTCTGGTTGATTCCTGCGGGACAAGAGCCATTTCCTTGGATTAGAGAAGAGGCCTTTGTGCAAGCTTTTTTACAGAACTATCGCTTAGAAGAGCGAACAACTCATTTTGACGTTTGGACCTATAAGCCCAAAATGTAA
- a CDS encoding P-II family nitrogen regulator: MLLVRAIVRPEKRDEVLYELSTAGFHAATVIDVMGRGKQKGIKIGSIVYDEIPKVMILMAVRDEDKDDVVSVIMRAAKTSDSGAFGDGKIFITPIEEAYTVSSAATGL; encoded by the coding sequence ATGTTGTTGGTAAGAGCGATTGTTCGTCCGGAAAAGCGGGATGAAGTGCTATATGAGCTGTCTACGGCCGGCTTTCACGCGGCAACGGTCATTGATGTTATGGGCCGCGGCAAGCAAAAAGGCATCAAAATTGGCAGCATTGTTTACGATGAAATTCCCAAAGTGATGATTTTGATGGCGGTGCGGGACGAGGACAAGGACGATGTGGTCAGCGTGATCATGCGCGCCGCCAAAACCAGCGATTCCGGCGCTTTTGGGGACGGCAAGATTTTTATCACGCCTATCGAAGAGGCCTATACGGTATCCTCCGCAGCCACTGGGCTGTAG
- a CDS encoding zinc dependent phospholipase C family protein: MNYGSLSLSSPENWLLTIAGSVQHWFDRPALTHCFINRQAARILLADGCTWEGSWLRRHLSSFNRGAVWADADWKNIHHYLQPLNNRGLWRFHSALEEFQTYFEKAVSVAKGADEKQAAFFLGAAAHLLQDLCVPHHAQAQLFDGHKEYETWAASHRHQYKAQAGGLYYTRQDPLAWLLQNAEQASALYARTSQGASAADYHQATQILLPLAQRCTAGLLERFSSRLALRPAFAGWSQQNEAANS; the protein is encoded by the coding sequence GTGAACTACGGAAGTTTGTCCTTATCGTCACCAGAAAACTGGCTGCTAACGATAGCCGGCAGCGTACAGCACTGGTTTGACCGTCCGGCCTTGACGCATTGCTTTATTAATCGTCAAGCGGCGCGCATTTTGCTGGCCGACGGCTGTACTTGGGAAGGTTCCTGGCTGCGCCGACACCTTTCCTCTTTTAATCGTGGCGCAGTTTGGGCTGATGCAGACTGGAAAAACATACACCATTATTTGCAGCCTCTGAACAACAGAGGCCTTTGGCGTTTTCACTCCGCATTGGAGGAATTTCAGACCTACTTTGAAAAAGCCGTCAGCGTCGCCAAAGGCGCTGACGAAAAACAGGCGGCTTTCTTTTTAGGCGCTGCCGCCCATTTGCTGCAGGATCTTTGTGTGCCTCATCATGCCCAAGCACAGCTTTTCGACGGACATAAAGAATATGAAACCTGGGCCGCCAGCCACCGCCATCAATACAAGGCGCAGGCAGGCGGTCTTTATTATACCCGCCAAGACCCCCTTGCTTGGCTGCTGCAAAACGCCGAACAGGCAAGCGCTTTATATGCGCGCACCTCCCAAGGAGCAAGCGCAGCCGACTACCACCAAGCCACACAGATTCTGCTACCCCTGGCGCAGCGCTGCACCGCAGGTCTCTTAGAGCGTTTTTCCAGCCGCTTAGCCTTACGGCCCGCCTTTGCCGGTTGGAGTCAGCAAAACGAAGCAGCCAACAGTTAA